Genomic segment of Hymenobacter aquaticus:
GCCGGGTGTTGGCCCGGTGGTGCAGGTGGTTGTTGCGCCACAGTACCAGGGCCAGCACCAGCAGGCTGCCCAGCACGAAGGTGAGGATGTAGAGCCGGGTGCGGGTTTCAAACTGGCTCCGCTCTTCCTCCAGCTCGCGCAGGCGCTGCTGTTCGGCAAAGCCAATGGCGTCGACCTGCTTGATGCGCTGGGGGTTATACAGGCTGTCTTCGGCCTGCAGCATCACGCGCATGTATTTCAGGATGCTGTCGGGCTGGCGCCGGGCCTCGAAAGCATTGGTGAGCAGGCGGCTGTTGTGCACGATGCCAATGACGAACGGCAGCGTCTGACCAATACTCAACGACTTGCGGGCGTAGTAGATGCTGGAGTCGGTGCTGTGCTCGCGCTGGTAAAGCTCGGCCATGTACTGGTAGGCCCGGCAGGCGCTGCGCAGGTCGTGCTCGGGAAAAGCGGTCTGGGCGCTGCGCCGGTAGTAGGTCAGGGCCTCGGCCGTTTGGCCCCGGGAGGCGTGCAGCAGGCCCAGCTCGCGCAGCACGTAGGGCAGGGGGTTGCCCCAGCAGCTCTGATTGACCGTGCGCGAGTTGCGCGTCAGCGTATAGGCCTGGTTCAGAAAGTATTCGGCCGAGTCGAGCTGGCCCCGGCCTTCGTAGCTGGCCCCCAGGTTGGTCAGCACGCTGATCAGCTGGGAGTCGTCGCCGATGCCGGGCTGCTGGTAGAGGCGGCGGGCCCGGAAAAAGTAAGCCAGGGCCGGCCGGTAGTCTTCCAGTGAGTGGTAGAGCAGGCCGATCTGGTTGAGGGTGCGGGCCATGCCTTCCCGGTCGTGGCTGCTGGTGTGCAGCTGCAAAGCTTGCAGGTCGATGCGCAGGGCCTGGGGCAGATTGCCCCGCTCACCCATCAGAATGCCCAGGCGGGAAAGGCAGCGCCCTTCGCCCTTGGGGTAGCCAATCTGCCGGGCCAGCGCCAGGCCCTGCCCCGCGTACCACTGCACCGAGTCGAAGCGGGAGTAGCGGTAGGTGGCGCTCAGATCGGCCAGCAGCAGCACCCGCGTCGTGTCGGCTTTGGCCGTGGCCAGCGCCGCGCGCAGGGGCCGCGTCTGCGGACTTTGCGCCCGCAGCCCGGAGCCCGACAAAGCGCAGTAGCATAGAAATAGCACGGGAAATAGTTTCCGCATGCATAAAAGTAAGCAACAACCATTCGTCAAATAATATATTATTCGATTAATGGCTGTTGCGGCGGCGGCTAAGGTGCTCTGCGCGTGGGTGAAACGGCAAGCCGCCGCCCCCCTAAGCCAGAGCGGCGGCCTGAAAAAACTTTCCCTACACTCCAAATTTGCGCAGCGTGTAGCCGACGCTCAGCAGGAAGTAGCGGGTGAGCACGCGGCTGCGCACGTCCTCGAAATACGTGTCCGTCACGTTGCGCACCACGCTGCGGTTCTGGTTGAGCACGTCGTACACTTGCAGCTTCACTTCGCCCTGCTGGTTGGCGAAAAACTGCTTGGCCAGGGCCACGTTCCAGAGGCCCACCCGCTGGTTGTAGCCCGCCGCCCGGCCCCCGTTGTTGCTGAGCCATAGGTCGGAAGTCAGCACGAAGTGGGCCGGCAGTTGGTAGTACACGTCGGCCGTGAGCGTCTGGGTGACGTAGGCCGTGTTCTGGCGGGGCAGCAGCGAGTAGCGCGCCGCCTGGTAGGTGAGGTTGCCGCTCAGGCCAAACTCCAGGTGGTCGTTGAAGCTGGAATTGACGCTCAGGCCCTGGCCTAGGCTCCAGGTGCGGGCCTCGTTTACCTGCTCGTTCACGAAGCCCAGGCCGTGGGTCAGGTTGACGTTGGTGGTCAGGTTCAGGTTGATTTTGTGGGTGGCCAGGCGCTGCCCCAACGACAGAAAGCCGGTCAGGGAACGGTAGCCGTTGGCATTCACCGGCCGGGTGGTCTGGGCTCCATTCGCGCCGAAGCTGGTGGCGGCCACGATGCGGTGCTGCACCCGGGCCGCGTCGAGCAGCACAAACACGCTGCGGTTGGTGCGGGCATTGAACTGGTTGTAGGTCGTGAGCAGGGAGTGTACGTACTCGGGCCGCAGGTCGGGGTTGCCGCGCTGCACGTTCAGTGGGTTGGTGTTGTCGGCCACGGGCTGGAGCTGGTCGGCCGAGGGTACGTTCAGGCGGGTGCGGTAGCTCAGGCGCAGCGTACGGTTCTGGCTGCCGTTGTAGGTGAACAGCGCGTTGGGCAGCAGCTGGGTAACGTCGCGGCGGAAGGTGGTGTCGGCCGTGCGGTTCTGCACCCGCAGGCGGCCCCGCAGCGCGTCGAGGCCCAGCCCGTAGGTGTAGCGCAAGCGGCGCGTCTGGAGCGTGAGGCCGGCGCGCTGGGCCCCGAAGCGGCTGCTGAACTGGTTGCTCAGGCCCGAATTCAGCGCGTCGTAGCGGCCGGTGGCTTCGCGGTAGTCGCGCACGGCCCGGTCGGCTTGGTTGCGGATGTCGGTCAGGGTGTAGTGGCCTTCCAGCTTGCGGCTCAACGACACAGGCTCGGTGTACGACACGTTCAGCACGTTGGTCTGGCTGCCGGCGCTTTGCTGGATCTGCTGGTTGAGGCCCACCGTGCGCGGCGCCCCGGGCGGCGTGAAAAACGTGTTGGTGGCTTCGTTGCGCGTCTGCGCATGCTCGTCGGCCAGCACCGTGTTCAGATTCGCCGACAGCGTGCGGCCTTCCTTGCCGAATTTGCGCATGAGCAGCAGGTTGTTGGCCCCGTTCAAGGTGGTTTCGGTGGTGCGGTAGCGCAGCCGGCCCTGGTTGAGCAGCGCGCCGTTCTGCATCGTCGCTTGCTCGCTGGCCTGCTGCTGCCCGGGTTGCTGCCAGGCCACGAAGGGCGTGGCGCGCAGGGTCGTCAGGGAGTCGAGCTTGTAGTCGAGGCGCAGGTTGAGCCGGTGACCGGGCGTGGTTTCGCGGGCCGCCAGGTGCTGGTCGGTGAGCAGGGGCGCGGTGGTCTCCCCGTTCTGGTTGGGGGCGGTAGCGGCGTTTTCGCGGCGCAGCTGCTGCTCGGTAGTCACGCGGGTGCGGCTGCCCAGGTAGCTGGCGGCTACTTCGGCTTTTTTGCCCCAGGCGTCGCGGTAGTTCAGCCCCACCGCCCCCGATTCGAGGATGTTGTCGGGCTGCTCGTTGTCGGAGTCGGTGCCGCGCGGGCCGCTCTGGCTGCTCACCCGCGCCCGGCCGCCGGGGTCGGGGTTGGAAGGGCCGGGCGTGGCGGTAGCCGGGCCGCCGTTCGAGGAAAAGCCCTGCTGGTTGAGGTTGTTGGCCATAGCCAGGGCCGAAATCTGCCGGCCGTTGTTGAAGCGGTTTACGCCCAGCCGGGCCTGGTAGCGCCCAGCGGTGCCCGCCCCGGCGCTGTTGGTGCCGAAGTAGCCCCGGCGCTTGTCGCGCTTGGTTACCAGGTTGATGGTACGCTGCTGGGTGCCGTCGTCGATGCCGGAAAAGGCGGCCTGGTCGCTCTGCTGGCTGAAGAGCTGCACCTGGTCGATGATGTCGGCGGGCAGGTTGCGGGTGGCCATCTTGGGGTCGTCGCCGAAGAAGGGCTTGCCATCGACCAGCACCCGGCTCACGGCCTGGCCCTGGGCCCGGATGTTGCCGGCCCGGTCGACTTCCACGCCCGGCAGCTTCTTGAGCAGGGCCTCCACGGCGGCGTTGGGCTGGGTTTTGAAGGCCCGGGCGCTGAAAGCCAGCGTATCGCCCGACAACGACACCGGGGCGCGTTCCTGCTGCACCACCACTTCGCCCAGCGTCTGGGTCTGGGCCCGCAGCCGCAGCGCCCCCAGGTTCGCCGAGGGTGCCGCGTCGGTCAGGCGCACGGGCACGAGGCGGCTTTGGTAGCCCAGAAACGTAATGAGCACCAAGTAATTGCCCGTCGCCACGCTGCGCAGCCGGAACTGCCCGTCGCCGTCGGTAATGGTGAAGGTCAGGTACGACGAGTCGCGGGCCGCCAGCAACGACACCGACGCCTCGCGCAGCACCTTGCCGCTCACCGAGTCGAGGGCCGCGCCGGTGATGGTGCCTTTGCCGGCCGCCGCTTGTTGGGCCCGGGCCGGCGCGCCGCCCAGCAGCGGGAGCAGCAAGCCGAGAAACAGGAGAATGGGGCGCATGGTTAGGGGCGGCCGTTTTCGCCTTCCAGCAGCTTGAGGCGGAAGTCGGCGCGGGCCTTTTCCTTGAGGTCCTTCAGCTCGTCGGGCGTCACGGTCTGGGCTTTTTCGGCGGGGCGCACCGTGCTTTCGGCCACGGCCTTCAGGTCAATCTTGCTGGCCCGAAACTGCTCCCGGGGGCTTTCCAGGGCCAGCACCACGCCTTTGGCCGGCAGCAGCTCCCTCACGGGCGAGTAGGTGAAGGGCAGCTCCGTGGTGTACCAGATGGTGTAGGTCTGGTCTTTGAACGGCACGGTGGCCTTGCGGCAGGTGTAGCCGGCAATTTTCCTGGTCTGGTTGGTATTCTGCCAGCCGGCGGCCTGGGTCAGGGGCCGGTCGGAGCGGTAGGTGGTAGTGGTTTCGCCCTTTTTCACGCTGACCACCGTGCTGAGCTGGTTGTCGGGCACGCTCACGTACACCACTTCCTCGAAGGGCTTGCCCAGGTTGGTCATCTGCGGAACCGCGCCGGGGCCGCCTTCCACGGTCGTGCGCAGGGCCCCATCCTGGCGCTCTTCCCGGGCGTAGCCGCCGGCAAAGCTCACCGTCACGCTGTAGTTGTGCACGTCGGAAATGTCGGTGGGGTAGTCGGGGCTGCCGGGCTTCACCTCCTGGCCGTTGACCATCACCCGCATCTGGCCGGGGTTTACTTTCTGGGCCGCTTCGTACTGAATGTGGCCGGTGGTGGGCGTCGTCGTCTGGGCGTGGGCGGCCGACAGCAGGGCGCCGGTGCTGAGCAGGAGTAAGAGCTTTTTCATGGGCTGAGGTAGGGGTTGAGTTGACGGCTCAAACCTCCCACATCGGCGTGTTAAGCACTGTTATAGAATGTTAAACAGTGTTAACGCGGCACCAAACCGCCTGGAAACCGGCTATTTTCGGCTTCTACTCCAGTCACCCTCTGCCCCATGAAACGGCGCATCCGCTCCATCTTCTGGCTCATGACGCTCTGCATTCTGGGCATCAACGGCTTCCAGGCGTACTGGCTCTACACCACGTACCAGCTCACCAACACCCAGTTTGAGCGCACCGTGCGCGAGGCCCTGCTGGCCGTGCTGCAACAGCAGCAGCTGCGCGCCGCCCGCCAGCTGCTGCGCTCCACCGCCAACCCCGACCACAAGCCCGTGCGCATCATCCTGCGCCAGCTCGATGCCAATGGCCCCGGCCCCACCGACCAGCTGGAGGTGATGACGCGCCAGCAGGTTACGAAAACCAACGGGGCGCTGGAAATGGTAAAAGTGGAAAAGCAGGTGCGCCTGCGGCCCGGCGTGGCCACCGGTCAGGCCGCCGATACGCTGGCCCGCGCCATTACCCGGCAGCTGCTCCACGACTGGGCCCGGGAGCAGCCCACCGACCTGGCGCAGCTCGGCCGAGCCTACCGCGCCGAGCTGCGCCTACGCGCCGCCGACGCCCCCTTCGTGCTCGATACCCTGACGGCGCGGCCCACGCCGGGCGGCGGCCGCGCCGCCGCCCCACCCAGCGTCCGGCGGCCGGGCTACGCCGTCCGAACGCCGGCGGTGCTGCTCAACCCCGTGCGCGACCAGTACGTGCAGGCTTCGTTTGCGGCGCCTACGTCGTGGGTGCTGCGCCGCATGGGCGGCCTGCTGGGCGGCTCGGTGCTGCTACTGGCCCTCACCACCGGTTGCTTCGCGCTGATGCTGAGCACGATTCTGCGCCAGAAAAAGCTGTCGGAAGTCAAGAACGACTTCATCAACAACATGACCCACGAGCTGAAAACGCCCCTGGCCACGGTGTCGGCGGCGGTGGAAGCCTTGCAGCACTTCGGGGCCCTGAACGACCCGAGCAAAACCGCGAAGTACCTGGCTATTTCCCGGCAGGAGCTTCAGCGCCTTTCCGATTTGGTGGAAAAAGTGTTGCACATTGCCGTGGAGGAGCGCCAGACCCTGGAGCTGCACCCCGAGCTGGTGCACCCCGCCGAACTGGTGCGCGAGCTGGTGGCCCGCCACGAGCTGCAGGCCGCCAAGCCGGTGCGCTTCGAGGTGAGCCTGCCCGCCACCGGGGCCGCGCGCTTCGACCGGCTCCACGTCAGCAACGTCATCAACAACCTCATCGACAACGCCATCAAGTACTCCCGCGAGCAGGTCCGCATCGGCATCCGGAGCGAGCAGGAAGGGCAGGGCTGGCGGCTCACCGTCACCGACGACGGCATCGGCATTCCCCAAACCTACCAGGAGGCCATCTTCGACCGGTTTTTCCGTGTGCCGACCGGCAACCTGCACCCCGTCAAGGGCTTCGGGCTGGGGCTGTACTACGTGCGGCAGGTGGTGGAGCGTCACGGCGGCCACATCCGGGTGCGCAGCACGCCCAACCAGGGCAGCGAGTTTTCCTTCTGGCTGCCCGCCTGATAGAACGACAGTATAAGGATGAGCCGGGTATTTGCCACGTTACACATCACCAAAAAACGTCATGCAGAGGCGTAGCCGAAGCATCTCGCGTGCAACAGTAATCTGATTACTTGAGCAATATCAGCACGCGAGATTCCTCGCGTGGCTCGGAATGACGATAGATTCATCCCCAACCACCTTGCGCATGCCCACCGTTTTACTAGTCGAAGATGAAGCCGCCCTGGGCCTGATCGTGAAGGACAGCCTGGAGATGCGCGGCTTCACGGTGCAGTACGCCGCCGACGGTGAAGAAGGTCTGCGCCTGTTCCGGCAGCAGCCCCCCGACATCGTGGTGGCCGACGTGATGATGCCCCGCATGGATGGCTTCACGCTGGCCGAGCACATCCGGGCCCAGAGTCCGGCGGTGCCCATCCTGTTCCTGACGGCCCGCTCCCAGACCGCCGACGTGGTGCGGGGCTTCGAGCTGGGCGGCAACGACTACCTGAAAAAGCCCTTCAGCATGGATGAGCTTATCGTGCGCATCAAGGCCCAGCTCAGTCGGCTGCCGGCCGCGCCAGCCGCCCAGGGACCTTTGCCGCTGGGGCGCTACCGGTTCGATTATCCCAAGCAGAAGCTCTACCTCGACGACGGCCGCGCCGAGGACCTGTCGAACCGCGAGGCCGAGCTGCTCAAATGCCTCTACGACCAGCGCAACCAGGTGCTGGCCCGCACCGCCGTGCTGCGCGAGCTGTGGGGCGACGACAGTTTTTTCAACGGCCGCAGCCTCGACGTGTTCATTACCCGCCTGCGCCGCTACCTCAAAGACGACCCGCAGGTGCAGATTCTCAACATCCGGGGCATTGGCTACAAGCTGATTGTGTGAGGCCGCCGGCTGCCGTGGGCCGGGGCCGCTAAACTTTCGGCCCAACTCAAAGTATAGTAGCTTCCCGACCCGCCCGGGCGGGGGTGCTTCTGTCCGTTGAGCCTGTTCGTCGTGAAAAAAAGCCTGTTCTCCTTCCCGCAAGTGTTGCCGGCGCTGCTGCTGGCCTCGGCCGCCGTGCTTAGCTGCACCCGCCCGCCGGCTTCCTCGTCGGCCGCGGTTATTGCCCCGGCTACCGCGCCGCCGGCGTTTGCCGCCATCCGGGAAGACGAGCTGCGCAAAGACCTCTTCGAGCTGGCCAGCGACAGTCTGCGGGGCCGCCGCGCCGGCACCGCCGACGAGCTGCGGGCCGCCGTGTGGGTGGCCGAGCGCGCCCGGCAGCTGGGTCTGGAACCCGCCGGCGACGATGGCACGTACTTCCAGTTTTACCCGCTGCGCCGCCTCACGGTGGCCGCCAGCACCAAGGTGCAGGTGAATGGTCAGCCCTTGGCCCTGTGGCAGGATGCCTGGGTGACGGCGCCCATCGAAGCCCGCCTCGACGCGCCCGTCATCTGGCTGCCCACCCTGGCCGACACGGCCCGGACCAGCCTGCGGGGCAAGGTGGTGGCCATGCGCCTGCTGCCGCCCCGCCCGCTGCCGGCCCCCAAGATGAGCCTTTGGGGTTTCCGCTACATTCTGGCCGCCCTCAATCAGCAAACGGCCGTGCTGCGCCGCCAGGGCGTAGCGGCCATTATGCTGGTCGCCGATAATACCGCCGAGCCCCAGCTGGGTTTTGTGGGCCACCGCTACCAGGATGGGGTGTACCAGCTGCCGAGCATGGCCCCGCCCGCGCCCACCGTGCCGGTGCTGCTGCTGCGGCAGGCGGCCGGGGCCGCGCTGGCCTCGGGCAAGGCCCGGGTGAAGGCCGAGCTGGATATGAACACGTTTATTTATCCGTCCGTCAACGTTATTGCCCGGGCCCCGGGTGCCGATGCCGCGCTGCGCCAGGAACACGTGCTCTTCAGCGGCCACCACGACCACGACGGCGTGGGCGACCCGGTCGCCGGCGACTCCATCTGGAACGGGGCCGACGACAACGCCACCGTGAGCGTGGCGATGCTGGCCATCGGGCGGGCCTGGAAGCAGCGGCCCGGCCAACGCTCGGCGCTGCTGGTGTGGCACGGGGCCGAGGAACGCGGCCTGCTGGGCTCGCGCTGGTACGCCGAGCATCCCACCGTGCCGAAAGCCTCGATAGTGGCCGTGCTCAACGGCGATATGATCGGGCGCAACGCCCCCGACTCGGCCGCGCTGCTGGGTTCTACCGGACCGCACCGCAACTCCACCGCTCTGGTCGATATGGCGTTGCAAGCCAACCAGCAGTTTACCAAGTTCACCCTCGATACTTCCTGGGACGACCCCAAGCACCCCGAGGGCTGGTACTTCCGCAGTGACCATGTGCCCTACGTGCGGGCGGGCATTCCGGCGTTGTTTTTCACCACCCTGCTGCATCCCGACTACCACACGCCCCGCGACGAAGCCTCGCGCATCGACATTGCCAAGCTGGCCCGCATGACGCGCTGGATGTACGCCACCGGCTGGGCCGTGTCCAACACCCCGCAGCGCGTAGGGGTAGACCCCGGCGCTAAGCTGGAACGTTGAGCGCTGCCGGCCCGGGGCCGCGCCGCGCCGGGCTAGGGCTGGCGGCCCCACGCTTTGCGGCGCGGCCGCAGATAAAATAATTTTAAATTATAAATATACCTATTACCTTGCAGTCGTTTTCCCGCCGGGCTCGGGAAGGCTGTTACCGCTAAGCCCCCGTTATTCTTATTTCGATTCTACTTTTTTTACGGTCTTACTTTTTATTTCTATTGACTATAGCCATTTCTCTATACCACCGCTACACTCCCTGACTGTACGAGTCGAACGTATGTTCCGCTGACTGGCCAACGCCTGCCTCGGACCGGATACTCCTGCTTTTTATTTCGTATAATAACTTTGTTATCAACTATTTGTTGGCGAATTGTCGTGCCCGTTATTGTGGGTTTCGGTCTGCTCTCCGGCTGCGGCCGGCCCTTGCTGCCGGCCAGGCCGCTACGGCTGTCAGGCCACGTGGTCGACCGGCACACGGGCCAGGCAGTGGCCGGAGCCACGGTGTGGGTGTATGGGCAGCGCGGCAGCGGCCTGGCTTTAGGAGGCTATTCCGCGGTGAACGAGCCGCACGCGGCCGACGCGGACGGGTTCTTTCGGTTTGCATTTTTGCCGGATCCGGGCGGGAGCTACCTGCTGCTGGCCAGTGCGCCGCCGGGCTACGAAACCCTGTGGGGCGAGGCGCCCGGAATCGGGCGGCACCGCCGCCGCAAGCACCTTCGGCTGCCCATGCAGGCCCCGGCCTACGTGCGGGTGCAACTGCTGGACACCCTGCCGCTGACGAAGGCCTGGATAACGGTGTACGGCTACTCGGGCGGGGCCGATGAGTTCAGCCTGCCCGGCAGCCAGAGCTATGTGCGGCGGCTCGACGCCCACGAGCCGCGCCGGGTCAGCTGGAACATCATCACGGAGAACGGGGTCCGCTACGAGGGGTACAAGGATTTGTTAGTTAATGGTTTAGATACGGTTACGTTGAAAATACGCTTTTGATTCCTGCATTCACTTTTTACACTCATTTCTATTTCTATGTCAAAAAATCTATTGTTTCTGGCCCTGTTGGGGCTGAGTATTCCGGCGTATGCCCAGGAAGAGCTGACGATGGGCAGCCTGGCTACCGAGCTGCAAACCAGCCTGAGTACCCTGAAGCCGGGGCGCATGAAAACCACCGTGCTGGCCGACCTGTCGGTGGCGCTGAGCAACCCCAAGCGGTTTGCGGGCAACGGCGACACCATCAACTCCTACGCCAACTGGGAGCAGCAGTACCTGGAGTTCTACCGTACCTCCCTGAACCGCAGCACGCTGCCCACCCTGCCCCAGCTGCGGGAGCGGATTGCTTCCCGCATTGCCAACGGGCAGGTGCCGCTGCTGGTGCTCAACTACGAGTACGACAAGCTGCGGGCCGATGCCGTGACGCAGAAGCTGATTACCATCGACTCGGTGAACGCGCAGGTGTACGACGGCCCCGACCTGACGCGCAGCCCCTACGAGCAGGGCCGCATCTTTGCCACGGCCGTACCGATTGAGAACTATTCGGGCAGCTACTCGCTGTATGTGGGCCCCGAGTTTACGTTTGGCAACCTGCCCACTCAGGAAGTATGGCTCGACAGCGGCGACGGCATCGGCTGGCAGCTGCAGCCGATGGGCTCGACCAAAACGTCGCTCTGGAATAACAACGAAGCCACCTACCGGGCATCCTCGTCATCTCCATCGTCGGCGTCATCGGCGGCGGCGGACGTGACGGGAGTTGTGGAGCAGCAGCAGGTGTGGGTGTATGCCAACGGGGCCTACGCCACCACGGCGGTGCACCGGGCGCAGGCCGCTTCCATTGCCCCGGACATGATTCTGGGCCTGGCGGCCTCCCGCCTCTGGGGCCAGAACGACCGGGCCCGCGGCGTGGGCTGGGTGCGCTGGGGCGCGGGCAACACGTCCGGTAAATTCCGCCGGCCCCTGATTTTTGTGGAGGGCATCGACTTTGCCGATAAGCGCGCCGGCACCCAGTGCGGCAACTTTGCCCCCGGCAGCACCGGTCCGGTGTCGGCGGCGGCGTTTCAGGCGGCTAACTGCGGTGGGGTTTCCAACCAGGGGCAGGGTGTTTTCCGCAATGGCGAAGCTGGCTGGAATGAGCTGGTCGACTACAACCCCGAATACAAAGCCCTGGAAAAGATGCCGGTGCTGCGGGCCCAACTGGAGCAGGCCGGCTACGACATCGTCTACCTGGATTTCACCAAAGGAGCCGACCTGATCCAGAACAACGCCATGCTGCTGGTGGAGTTGCTGGACTACGTAAACAACCCGGCCAACCGCACGGCCAATGCCGAGGAAGCCATTGTGATGGGCGCCAGCATGGGCGGACAGGTGGCCCGCTTCGGCCTGGCCTGGATGGAGCAGCAGGGCCTGTGCCACAACTCGAAGCTGTACGTGTCGATGGACTCGCCCCACCGCGGGGCCAACATTCCGCTGGGCATTCAGTATTTGCTGCGCCGCCTGCTCGACGTGTCCAACGACGTGCAGGACAAAGTGGACAACCTGCTGAAGCCGGCCAGCAAGCAGATGCTGGTGTACCACTTCGACGACTCCCAGGCCATGTCGCTGCGCAATGAGTGGCAGACCTGGCAAAACTCGCCGGGCAGCTTCCCCTCCATGCTGCGCCGCGTGGCCGCGGCCAACGGCAGCAAAACGGCGGCTACCCAGCTGGGCATGTGGCCCGGCATGGATATGATTCATTTGCAGCGCCTGAACCCGATTAATACCTACATAGTGGGCCAGGGCGAAGCCTACGCGCTGCCGGGCACTACGGTGGGTGGCCGCAGCAACACGGTGTTCCGCTACCGCCGGCCGTATAGCATCACCTGGAACTACCGCACAGTCTCGTCGGCCGCGCCGGCCTACGACACGGCGCCGGGCTCGATGTATCGCACGGCGGGCATGGTGCGCGAGGCCAAGAACATCTTCTCCAAAGGCCCCGACTGGAACACGTTTATGCCCACGACCAGCGTGCTGGGTGTTTCGGCGGCGGGCTCCATTTACAGTCCCAACCTGAACTACAACGTCAGCACCATCGACCCCACCAAGCCCGACCGTAGCAAGTACGACTTCGACGCCTACTACGCTCCCGACGGCAACGAGCCCCACGTGCAGATTACCAACGGGCAGGGCTCGGCCTACGGCAACCCATCGTACACCAGCAACAACAGCGGCTGGATTCTGGACGAGCTGGCGGCCTCGCGCCACGACCTTGCCTCGAATCTGAGCACGATTTATAACTTCGGCAACGCCTACCGCCGGTTGTTGCCCTCGGTGCAGATCAACAGCGGCGGGCAGCTGTACATCAACAACGGCTACTTGCCGGTGAATGGTGGCACGGCCGCGACGCAGGGCCTGCCCTCGGTCGGCAACTTCGACATGTACACCTCCAGCTGCGGGACCAAGGTGCAGCTCAACACCGGCGGTATTTTCGCCGTGGGCGTGAATAGCACCTATACCGCTACCCTGAGCATGGCCAACAACAGCCTGCTCGACCTGCGCAGCGGCGGCCGCACCGACGTGAACGTGGGCTCGGTGCTGCGCATCAAGGCCGGGGCGACGCTGGTCGTGCGGGCCGGCTCTACGCTGAACGTCTACGGGCAGGTGATTGTGGAGTCGGGCGCTTTCCTGTGCGTCGAAAACCCGGCCAGCATCGTGGTGGCCTCGGGTGGGCAGTACATCGTAAACCCGGGCGTGAATGCCTACGCCAACCCGGCGCTGGGCCTGGGTACGCTGGCCTGCGCGCCGGTGCCGGTGAGCTGCACCAGCAGCTCGGTGGCCCTCACCACGACGACTTCCAACGTCTCGGCCTGCGCCGCCACCTACCGCTTCACGGCGTCGGGCACCAACGTTGGTTCCAACTACCAGTGGAGCATTGATGGCTACCCGGTAACCTCGTACAACGGCCGCACCTACGTGGATGTGCGCCTCGATGCCTACGACCCGGACGTGGATATTGCCGTGACGGTCAGCAGCCTGTGCCCCAGCGTGGCGCCCGTGTCGACGAGCCGCTACGTGAACAAGTTTATCAGCCCCAAGTGCAGCGGCCAGGCCCGCGAGGCGGTAGTGGCCCAGCGCATTTCGCTCTATCCTAATCCGTCGGACAGCTACCTGCTCATTACGTCCAAAGACCCCGCCCGCACGGCCGTAGCCGCCAGCGGCGAGGATGCAAAACCCAGCCCATCCTACGACTTCCAGACCTTCCGGGTGGAGCTCTACGACGGCCGGGGCAAGCAGATCAGCGCCAAGCAGACCCAGGCGGGCGAGCTGAAGCTCGACACGTCGAAAATTCCCAACGGGCTCTACCACATCAAGGTAATCC
This window contains:
- a CDS encoding tetratricopeptide repeat-containing sensor histidine kinase, which encodes MRKLFPVLFLCYCALSGSGLRAQSPQTRPLRAALATAKADTTRVLLLADLSATYRYSRFDSVQWYAGQGLALARQIGYPKGEGRCLSRLGILMGERGNLPQALRIDLQALQLHTSSHDREGMARTLNQIGLLYHSLEDYRPALAYFFRARRLYQQPGIGDDSQLISVLTNLGASYEGRGQLDSAEYFLNQAYTLTRNSRTVNQSCWGNPLPYVLRELGLLHASRGQTAEALTYYRRSAQTAFPEHDLRSACRAYQYMAELYQREHSTDSSIYYARKSLSIGQTLPFVIGIVHNSRLLTNAFEARRQPDSILKYMRVMLQAEDSLYNPQRIKQVDAIGFAEQQRLRELEEERSQFETRTRLYILTFVLGSLLVLALVLWRNNHLHHRANTRLSTLNQEITQQKQEITQQRDTLGRMLHELKTTQSQLVLREKMASLGELMAGVAQEIQTPVGNIKNLAGISADLIEELRRELARLGLDTDETNNALDNLQVLSEYQRKIVRSGQRAASIVSGMLEYSRNSPGPHQLTDVNAFVEDYLRLTYHDVRAKNRNFYAALLPTLDPAVGNLSIIRHDLGRVLVSLYTTAFASVLQRQQLKQEGYVPQVAVSTKAAPGHIEIRVHDNGVGIPEKLRPTLFERFATPPTPGEGTSLSLALSYDLITKGHGGTLTVDTREGEFTEFVITLPLAGTPEPSLPPDLEPRPGL
- a CDS encoding outer membrane beta-barrel protein — translated: MRPILLFLGLLLPLLGGAPARAQQAAAGKGTITGAALDSVSGKVLREASVSLLAARDSSYLTFTITDGDGQFRLRSVATGNYLVLITFLGYQSRLVPVRLTDAAPSANLGALRLRAQTQTLGEVVVQQERAPVSLSGDTLAFSARAFKTQPNAAVEALLKKLPGVEVDRAGNIRAQGQAVSRVLVDGKPFFGDDPKMATRNLPADIIDQVQLFSQQSDQAAFSGIDDGTQQRTINLVTKRDKRRGYFGTNSAGAGTAGRYQARLGVNRFNNGRQISALAMANNLNQQGFSSNGGPATATPGPSNPDPGGRARVSSQSGPRGTDSDNEQPDNILESGAVGLNYRDAWGKKAEVAASYLGSRTRVTTEQQLRRENAATAPNQNGETTAPLLTDQHLAARETTPGHRLNLRLDYKLDSLTTLRATPFVAWQQPGQQQASEQATMQNGALLNQGRLRYRTTETTLNGANNLLLMRKFGKEGRTLSANLNTVLADEHAQTRNEATNTFFTPPGAPRTVGLNQQIQQSAGSQTNVLNVSYTEPVSLSRKLEGHYTLTDIRNQADRAVRDYREATGRYDALNSGLSNQFSSRFGAQRAGLTLQTRRLRYTYGLGLDALRGRLRVQNRTADTTFRRDVTQLLPNALFTYNGSQNRTLRLSYRTRLNVPSADQLQPVADNTNPLNVQRGNPDLRPEYVHSLLTTYNQFNARTNRSVFVLLDAARVQHRIVAATSFGANGAQTTRPVNANGYRSLTGFLSLGQRLATHKINLNLTTNVNLTHGLGFVNEQVNEARTWSLGQGLSVNSSFNDHLEFGLSGNLTYQAARYSLLPRQNTAYVTQTLTADVYYQLPAHFVLTSDLWLSNNGGRAAGYNQRVGLWNVALAKQFFANQQGEVKLQVYDVLNQNRSVVRNVTDTYFEDVRSRVLTRYFLLSVGYTLRKFGV
- a CDS encoding GLPGLI family protein; the encoded protein is MKKLLLLLSTGALLSAAHAQTTTPTTGHIQYEAAQKVNPGQMRVMVNGQEVKPGSPDYPTDISDVHNYSVTVSFAGGYAREERQDGALRTTVEGGPGAVPQMTNLGKPFEEVVYVSVPDNQLSTVVSVKKGETTTTYRSDRPLTQAAGWQNTNQTRKIAGYTCRKATVPFKDQTYTIWYTTELPFTYSPVRELLPAKGVVLALESPREQFRASKIDLKAVAESTVRPAEKAQTVTPDELKDLKEKARADFRLKLLEGENGRP
- a CDS encoding sensor histidine kinase, translating into MKRRIRSIFWLMTLCILGINGFQAYWLYTTYQLTNTQFERTVREALLAVLQQQQLRAARQLLRSTANPDHKPVRIILRQLDANGPGPTDQLEVMTRQQVTKTNGALEMVKVEKQVRLRPGVATGQAADTLARAITRQLLHDWAREQPTDLAQLGRAYRAELRLRAADAPFVLDTLTARPTPGGGRAAAPPSVRRPGYAVRTPAVLLNPVRDQYVQASFAAPTSWVLRRMGGLLGGSVLLLALTTGCFALMLSTILRQKKLSEVKNDFINNMTHELKTPLATVSAAVEALQHFGALNDPSKTAKYLAISRQELQRLSDLVEKVLHIAVEERQTLELHPELVHPAELVRELVARHELQAAKPVRFEVSLPATGAARFDRLHVSNVINNLIDNAIKYSREQVRIGIRSEQEGQGWRLTVTDDGIGIPQTYQEAIFDRFFRVPTGNLHPVKGFGLGLYYVRQVVERHGGHIRVRSTPNQGSEFSFWLPA